One window from the genome of Pempheris klunzingeri isolate RE-2024b chromosome 7, fPemKlu1.hap1, whole genome shotgun sequence encodes:
- the LOC139204207 gene encoding selenoprotein M-like has translation MWLIVLASLLHCASAYDVDLKKLDGLAKARVETCGGUQLNRLREVKAFVIQDIPLYHNLVMKHIPGADPELVLLNHYYEELDRIALSDMTRSEINELLEKLGFYKKAQPEDEVPEEFRFSPAKDSPFKDETPYKPSTSSLATENASSEPNAEVKHTDL, from the exons ATGTGGCTGATCGTGTTGGCCAGTTTGCTTCACTGCGCATCGGCCTATGATGTGGACCTGAAGAAGCTGGACGGGCTGGCTAAAGCGAGGGTGGAG ACATGTGGCGGGTGACAGCTGAACAGGCTCAGAGAG gtcaaAGCCTTTGTGATCCAGGACATTCCTCTTTA CCATAACCTGGTGATGAAGCACATTCCTGGGGCAGACCCTGAGCTTGTCCTCCTGAACCACTATTATGAAGAGCTGGAT CGGATCGCTCTGTCTGACATGACTCGCTCTGAGATCAACGagctgctggagaagctggGCTTCTACAAGAAGGCTCAACCTGAGGACGAGGTGCCAGAGGAGTTCCGCTTCTCTCCTGCCAAAGACAGCCCGTTTAAAGACGAGACGCCATACAAACCCTCCACTTCTTCTCTTGCCACAGAGAACGCCTCGTCTGAGCCCAATGCAGAAGTCAAGCACACTGACCTATAA